From a region of the Cataglyphis hispanica isolate Lineage 1 chromosome 24, ULB_Chis1_1.0, whole genome shotgun sequence genome:
- the LOC126858290 gene encoding LOW QUALITY PROTEIN: uncharacterized protein LOC126858290 (The sequence of the model RefSeq protein was modified relative to this genomic sequence to represent the inferred CDS: deleted 1 base in 1 codon): protein MQMYSVSSTIYTISFSLFASVLNMIHFILIEWEKSAAIKEHESLFLRFCFYLPHLCLDQLFSASCIYILKTYVGCLYLFTIYSQIFFTHIFLLQTSCNMFSITLVNIDSYQASPIPELDVTFSEFRGSEIKKVPIIRIFGSTVTGKKTCLHIHGVFPYMYVPCTIQENTDSYVYQLAASIDSALNTSFGSTLSTNQHVYKIQRVSGVPFYGYHKKEHLFFKIYFYNPAIIKRIADLLQNGAILNQTLQPYEAHIPYILQFMIDYNLYGMNLINLNNIKYRCSLQGCTTEDSQNKSSMDLINSQMYLPTSVIRQSMCELEVDAHASDILNRQNVTEKLELNPGLAAIWEEEKARRTAAGLENAKSQLLYPKTPSKVILPPTSNDIYQKNQLLKRLNAISQTNETIISNTTASSYPIEVEDNENVLNASCIINHNESFPCEENIERTLSDNSKFLQVASSAFLEANRSQSNVTDTSILDADDIQLVEMLADLAEENEIKTNIDDDSVLGSQYFNEPAKNDPEEEIEDLNITSLDLDDLSSWESMYKRSNHGNVGEIKNDKQNMELMDDLNVNEESDINVTLTNFPQLDGIHDLYGNMLDYERETVNDLSNIRMIFKNDTAAYTTDQCLSENNKYVAAIVNTRKDYAMCNSYKNLYLVDIIEYIANNPNRYYLKKKLYNFLNRYYFHIFMKTSKNLQNSQIDSTVVRKKYYLENIKRKIVHNKKMKKELCVTRYQLQTDHRDLDVYDIDEIETFEYLEHINQYYITDYKKDKYNYKQDSKSCVQQNIFLNINHRSSNFPMKFIISSVDGATVTDSSDSESEVDITIDGQEKRVCVYKSGKTNARQNMIQITPKKRKFDFKQDDDYESPSKRRNMAVRTPKRKYNSPNKVPRSPQLSGNYSPLDITITSPKTSRSPVRQRESPKNKQYVSISDTPTTSTTPKRKTRSLRVSLLCEKRLTNLSNLDLENNVDADNIQKKLVVNETDMAENIDYTNTVKITKTTVNESIKEHEKKIENPIKKSKEIRKRLSFLYHNEIENTLVESDHHTSQSENLIAIEHPINQTCSDAIAMSSNNENSDNSVPNSQQTEKSSTDMSPERNYASGIRNLAKKLITFHDIIPETDPDEDESEVCNTTFTQHVNEKLDNDSQCFSLERNIHRSRRNALIMITTKYKPPSTERILESITLYGIPKCRSQKPFFGNKHDYAKYKESSNTNILRFDVPIFKSSLEEITSIKLWRRMKINEFHPSGASIKTYHIKRSLAGYNLLTIKPLMTPPSSKDIKNWIRAKRYLSEKNCDIKSLCNQNKKKELNVYNIQHLPINIVNEKDESQQRTSNNSINNNSNMEESNSLMLQQSMLSITSDDTRKFGFTQNSDNLQISGDSLNPSLKKALENPLLCNQNKMQQQLGVSYGQIECMSKGSYSNASIENLQNARAITAHQYLTLLSLEVHTVTREDLLPDPQYDSIAALFYAIYNDVPMDTNEQIEHGAIIVNPNSISTRLNKIHSASVMCPILYVMTEQDMFNSLVKLIEQYNPDILLGWEVEMLSWGYIFQRALHLNINNFPIRISKVPYIQIFSKSDNHMSEKDDIKVLGRNILDVWRIMRHEAALLTYTFENVMHHVLHERIPCPSFKILSTWWKHESMIIKSRVIYHYVIRVVGTLKLLNHLDIIGRTCEHARLFGIQFYEVFSRGSQFRVESMMLRLAKPMNYIAISPSIHQRAKMRAPESLPLIMEPESEFYTDPLIVLDFQSLYPSMIIAYNYCFSTCLGRIEHIGQYGPFEFGAATLRIRKNAALKLQDKINFSPCGVAFVKKEIRQGILPRMLEEILNTRLMVKESMKLHPAENRTLHRVLHSQQLGLKLIANVTYGYTSANFSGRMPCIEIGDSVVSKGRETLERAIKLVESTPKWGARVVYGDTDSLFVLLAGKSREEAFTIGEEIADAVTAVNPPPVKLKFEKVLYPSILQTKKRYCGYMYETRDQEKPEFLAKGIETVRRDGCPAVSKILEKALKILFDTKDISLVKQYVIRQFDKIFQRRVSIQDLTFAKEFRGMRGYKASACVPALELTRRLIKKDPRAVPRISERVRYIIVAGAPNQPLIHCVRTPMEIITDPALIPNSVYYITKVIIPPLNRCFNLFGIDLNIWYKEISHRTSFSNIIHLGEDNSKSTIRQFFNSITCIICGEQTNKEVCPECLSQPSRTILVLLQKIRQLERNQQQIAAVCHSCIGRLGDIECSSLDCPILYRMAQARKELTQVSYINNIIYGNNSNGIKGLNAVAECMILTVFQNSLLVLKIYNSLLAVCGSLSISKDSYSSILIELFPVFCHSGIMSARNSSSRKVCCFCNLTEDNELEYGKIHEYNGIVTHYYCLLLSSNMEQKGNDDEGILGFLTEDIQKELRRGKRLICSYCKKIGATLGCCNIKCKRIFHFPCGLKAGSLHQYFGEFRSYCINHRPKQQIDEHILKQISSLDNILCYICYDKINPTDFVKTLWAPCCKKNAFFHRKCVQQLALSAGYFFKCPLCNNKQDFRNAMLEYGIFIPSQDASWELEPNAFEELLYRHNQCDAVKCLCPKGRKHVSNNAKWELTLCRTCGSQGIHMACGQLKWANPIWECTECTSILNNSKNNEDAESDNSSDDLSRDSDLDSNSSTDISVGMEFPVSCASPSFSSCSSTTSLLDFGTNVRMRPGPRSFKMQQQMIKWMELNGFGLTHDAVKKDVTAEVNQDTNTSSKNDDKEKSLRNNENNNQKERQVSSNDITSQPIQKETDVITIESDDDNEVEIITLKSRPDHLAPLQSTSRSNIPHVSSLKEIIKSQLNAVKNSTSTCSNATSTNLLKKDNNELHKSIASKQKISNKSESTISELSDAAILQKSMPDIFISNNDLDNLDTENISKSPIMNIKITNVTSLPPEVFESVPDVALHENSIDTSSPSTSKSLEKLVSYIAPPKRIYEEANNVVSNCKKIKGDFDEKSWEKNSLQLTHLFDIVTTNTSKQQNEKISPTKINEIHKNNFLKCTTELLNESSNLYNDIIKHTSQIEENYSGNVASFNVQSNENSVKTRKTYLPSSKRKNQLYLPLENPTSMPDPNVTINQDVEINGNMLHSLSNILPNDFTKIIQPTIVSRPVEAKFNATVSVVGNDNQTKMLDEKNTALMKEKIFTNVSNPGDNFSNNIFCDGDAGTCPAEINSTGRKKTDPSSESCESADSSNAIESHNSVANNSVFPRVTNNYSTCRQPRLIPQYMHLHDLKFRVCKPDNVQMVLYDTFSVNIPIKNSKESKIRSANLATQRESKELSYHASDEASSSAEYIDDIQTAEQRFKLFHSSKNENLIHDKIKCIVHGQDDTKENLDPVRSKMLSRNDTFDNSLVNDICDTMTVHDSFCDETDNEMYLVSSDINLSTLNPTICSKNIKDSVMDGVTFVSNDRKQSLQVNWEDVQQHKQISIYDMTPASTEEKIARSFCKETSRIVHNVDFDFNIVKMNKNTEKILQDDITVSTNRHNNRRDNNRKIGNDYTDDSQTMLRNSYKHLDNTNVIKPKVVNWSATHVSNIMFNEHILNREIDTSGSLKFIRCLAFNENTVNSENNFRHNNSESFLKISIDLCKIQSLIDSKPELFVNQKCNDKQHKCTIQLWPRRLQQVRYAIENSDINQYPLRNSYRSGNCISNIEQMRNNVPNTFVPNQKPKREIKYFDILNR from the exons ATGCAAATGTATAGTGTATCCTCGACTATCTAcactatttctttctctcttttcgcaAGTGTCCTAAACATGATCCATTTCATTTTAATCGAGTGGGAAAAGAGTGCAGCTATAAAGGAACACGAATCGTTATTTTTGcgcttttgcttttatttaccTCATTTGTGTCTTGATCAGCTGTTCTCtgcatcttgtatatatatactcaaaACTTATGTTGGATGTCTCTATTTATTCACTATTTATtcacagatattttttacacatatatttttattgcagacTTCATGCAACATGTTTTCCATAACTTTAGTAAATATTGATAGTTACCAAGCATCTCCAATACCAGAACTTGATGTGACATTCTCTGAATTTCGTGGTTCGGAGATAAAAAAGGTACCTATAATTAGGATATTTGGATCAACTGTCACtg GTAAAAAGACATGTTTGCATATTCATGGTGTCTttccatatatgtatgtaccaTGCACTATTCAAGAGAATACAGATAGTTATGTTTATCAACTGGCTGCATCAATTGATTCTGCTTTGAATACATCTTTTGGTTCTACGCTATCCACCAATCAACATGTTTACAAAATTCAACGAGTATCAGGAGT ACCTTTCTATGGTTATCACAAGAAagagcatttattttttaagatatatttttataatccagctataattaaaagaatagcaGATTTGCTGCAA aatgGTGCTATTCTCAATCAAACTTTGCAGCCATATGAAGCACATATTCCATATATTCTACAATTTATGATAGATTATAATCTCTATGgcatgaatttaataaatttaaataatataaaatacagatgCTCTTTGCAAGGATGTACAACAGAAGACAGTCAAAACAAATCTTCAATGGATTTGATAAACTCACAAATGTATCTTCCGACATCTGTAATAAGACAAAGTATGTGTGAATTGGAAGTAGATGCACATGcttcagatattttaaatagacaaAATGTCACTGAAAAATTGGAATTGAATCCTGGTCTTGCTGCAATCTGGGAGGAGGAGAAAGCAAGGAGGACTGCAGCTGGCTTAGAAAATGCaaaatcacaattattatatcctaAAACTCCTAGTAAAGTTATCCTGCCTCCAACAAGCaatgatatttatcaaaaaaatcaattattgaaAAGACTAAATGCTATATCACAA ACtaatgaaacaattatttcaaatacaaCTGCATCTTCATATCCTATTGAAGTAGAAGATAATGAAAATGTCTTAAATGCATCTTGTATTATAAATCACAATGAATCTTTTCCATGTGAAGAGAACATTGAAAGAACACTTTCtgataattctaaatttttgcaaGTAGCCTCATCAGCATTTTTAGAAGCAAATCGAAGTCAAAGTAATGTAACAGATACAAGTATTT TGGATGCAGATGACATACAATTAGTAGAAATGTTGGCTGACTTAGcggaagaaaatgaaattaagaCTAATATAGATGATGATAGTGTTCTCGGATcccaatattttaatgaaccAGCTAAAAATGATCCAGAAGAAGAGATTgaggatttaaatattacaagtttAGATTTAGATGATTTAAGTTCTTGGGAATCAATGTATAAACGATCCAATCATGGCAATGTgggagaaattaaaaatgataagcaGAATATGGAATTGATGGATgatttaaatgttaatgaaGAAAGTGACATAAATGTTACCCTCACGAATTTTCCCCAACTTGATGGAATTCATGATTTATATGGAAATATGTTAGATTATGAAAGAGAGACTGTAAATGATTTAAGTAATATAAGGATGATATTTAAGAACGATACAGCAGCATATACTACAGATCAGTGCctttctgaaaataataaatatgttgcaGCTATTGTTAATACAAGAAAAGATTATGCAATGTGTAAttcatataagaatttatatctaGTGGACATTATTGAGTACATTGCAAATAATCCCAACAGATAttatctaaagaaaaaattatacaactttttaaatagatattattttcatatatttatgaaaactaGCAAGAATTTGCAGAATTCACAAATTGACAGTACTGttgtaagaaaaaagtattatttagaaaatattaaaagaaaaattgtacataataagAAGATGAAGAAAGAATTGTGTGTTACTCGATATCAATTACAGACAGATCATCGAGATTTAGATGTGTATGATATAGATGAGATAGaaacatttgaatatttaGAACATATCaaccaatattatataacagattacaaaaaagacaaatacaattataaacaaGATTCAAAATCATGTGTtcaacaaaacatttttttgaatatcaaTCATAGATCGTCTAATTTtccaatgaaatttataatatcgagTGTTGATGGAGCCACAGTTACTGATTCTAGCGATTCTGAATCAGAAGTTGATATTACGATCGACGGACAGGAGAAACGTGTATGTGTTTATAAATCTGGAAAGACGAATGCACGACAAAATATGATTCAGATTACtccgaaaaaaagaaagtttgatTTCAAGCAAGATGATGATTATGAATCACCTAGTAAACGAAGAAATATGGCTGTTAGAACaccgaaaagaaaatataattctccaAACAAAGTGCCCCGAAGTCCTCAATTGTCGGGTAATTACTCGCCTCTTGATATTACTATTACATCTCCGAAAACTAGTAGAAGTCCTGTACGACAACGCGAATCTccgaaaaataaacaatatgtaTCGATATCCGATACTCCTACTACTTCTACCACACCAAAACGTAAGACACGTTCGTTACGTGTAAGCTTACTTTGTGAAAAACGCCTAAcaaatctttcaaatttagATTTAG aaaataatgtCGACGCTgataatattcaaaagaaattagTAGTTAATGAAACAGATATGGC cgaaaatattgattatacaaatactgtaaaaattactaaaacaaCAGTTAATGAATCAATAAAAGaacatgaaaagaaaatagaaaatccgattaaaaaaagtaaggaGATTCGTAAgagattatcttttttatatcacaatgaaatagaaaatactcTTGTAGAATCAGATCATCACACAAGTCAATCTGAAAACTTGATTGCAATTGAGCATCCTATTAACCAAACATGCTCAGATGCAATTGCAATGTCTTCGAACAATGAAAATAGTGACAACAGTGTTCCAAATAGTCAACAGACGGAGAAAAGTAGTACTGATATGTCGCCCGAGAGAAACTATGCATCAGGCATACGTAATTTggcgaaaaaattgattacatttCATGATATTATTCCTGAAACTGATCCTGATGAAGATGAAAGTGAAGTATGTAATACAACTTTTACCCAACATGTCAACGAAAAGCTAGATAATGATAGTCAATGTTTTTcattagaaagaaatattcatcGATCACGAAGAAAtgcattaattatgattaccaCAAAATACAAACCTCCTAGTACTGAAAGGATTTTAGAAAGTATTACATTATACGGCATTCCGAAATGTAGATCGCAAAAACCATTTTTCGGCAACAAACACGATTATGCGAAATACAAAGAATCATCAAACACGAATATTCTGCGTTTTGATGTACCTATATTTAAATCTAGTTTAGAAGAGATTACAAGCATCAAGTTATGGCGAAGAATGAAGATCAATGAATTTCATCCCTCTGGAGCAAGTATAAAGACTTATCATATCAAGCGATCACTTGCAGGATATAATCTGTTAACAATTAAACCACTCATGACCCCGCCATCttctaaagatattaaaaattggatAAGAGCTAAAAGATATCTTTCAGAAAAGAATTGTGATATCAAATCATTatgcaatcaaaataaaaaaaaggaattaaatgtatacaatatacaacATTTGCCAATCAATATTGTCAATGAAAAAGATGAGTCCCAGCAAAGAACatctaataattcaataaataacaattcaaACATGGAGGAATCTAATTCCTTAATGCTTCAGCAAAGTATGCTAAGCATAACATCTGATGATACAAGGAAATTCGGGTTTACACAAAATTctgataatttacaaatatcggGAGATAGTCTAAATCCTTCCTTGaaaaaagcattagaaaatcCGTTATTATGTAACCAAAATAAGATGCAGCAGCAGCTTGGTGTTTCGTATGGTCAAATTGAATGCATGTCTAAAGGAAGTTATAGTAATGCCTCAATTGAGAATCTTCAAAACGCTAGAGCAATAACTGCA CATCAATATCTGACATTACTGTCTCTCGAAGTACACACTGTTACTCGGGAAGATCTTCTTCCTGATCCACAGTATGATTCTATCGCTGCATTATTTTACGCGATTTACAATGACGTTCCGATGGATACTAATGAACAGATAGAACATG GCGCTATAATTGTAAATCCTAATTCTATAAGTACAAGACTTAATAAAATCCACTCTGCGAGTGTAATGTGtccaatattatatgttatgacAGAACAAGATATGTTCAACAGTCttgtaaaattgattgaaCAGTACAATCCAGATATTCTACTTGGTTGGGAAGTAGAAATGCTTTCATGGGgctatatttttcagagagcATTACatcttaatatcaataattttccaatAAGAATTTCAAAAGTCCCGTACATACAGATATTTTCTAAGTCTGACAATCATATGTCTGAAAAGGATGATATAAAAGTACTTGGTCGCAATATCCTCGATGTTTGGAGAATTATGAGGCATGAGGCAG cattattaacatatacttTCGAGAATGTTATGCATCATGTTTTACATGAAAGAATTCCATGCCCTTCCTTCAAAATATTGTCTACCTGGTGGAAACATGAgagtatgataataaaaagcagagttatatatcattatgtcATTAGAGTTGTAGGCACTCTTAAGCTTCTGAATCACTTAGATATTATAG GTCGCACATGCGAACATGCCCGTCTCTTTGGTATACAATTTTATGAGGTTTTTTCACGAGGTTCGCAATTTCGCGTCGAGTCCATGATGCTAAGATTAGCAAAACCCatgaattatattgcaatttcaCCATCCATACATCAAAGAGCTAAAATGCGAGCGCCAGAGAGTCTACCATTGATCATGGAACCCGAATCTGAATTTTACACTGATCCATTGATTGTACTCGATTTCCAGAGCTTGTATCCGAGTATGATTATTGCttacaattattgtttttctacATGTTTAGGAAGAATAGAACACATAGGCCA ATACGGTCCATTCGAGTTTGGTGCAGCGACATTAAGGATAAGAAAGAATGCTGCATTAAAGCTAcaagacaaaataaatttttcacctTGCGGTGTAGCGtttgtgaaaaaagaaatacgtcAGGGAATATTACCGCGTATGTTGgaggaaattttaaatactcgTTTGATGGTAAAGGAATCTATGAAATTACATCCAGCAGAAAATCGCACATTACATCGCGTTCTTCATTCGCAACAATTGGGCCTCAAGTTAATCGCGAATGTTACTTACGGTTATACATCTGCAAATTTTAGTGGCAGAATGCCATGTATTGAG ATAGGCGACAGTGTTGTTAGCAAAGGACGAGAGACATTGGAACGAGCGATCAAACTAGTAGAATCTACTCCAAAATGGGGCGCTCGAGTAGTTTATGGGGATACAGATTCATTATTTGTGTTATTAGCTGGAAAATCTCGAGAAGAGGCGTTTACCATCGGCGAAGAAATCGCGGATGCTGTAACCGCGGTTAATCCCCCGCCTGTTAAACTTAAATTTGAGAAAGTTCTTTATCCCTCCATTTTACAA ACGAAAAAACGATATTGCGGATACATGTACGAGACGCGTGATCAGGAGAAGCCTGAATTTCTAGCGAAAGGAATTGAGACAGTTCGCAGAGACGGATGTCCTGCAGTTTCTAAA ATACTTGAGAAAGCCCTGAAGATCTTGTTCGatacaaaagatatttctctAGTAAAACAATACGTTATCAGACAGTTTGACAAGATCTTTCAGCGACGCGTATCTATACAAGATTTGACATTTGCGAAAGAGTTTCGCGGGATGCGCGGATACAAGGCATCCGCTTGTGTGCCGGCGCTAGAATTGACGCGCAGATTAATCAAAAAAGATCCACGCGCCGTGCCACGCATCAGCGAACGCGTTCGATATATCATCGTTGCTGGTGCACCGAATCAGCCGCTCATCCACTGCGTACGTACGCCGATGGAAATTATCACTGATCCAGCGTTAATTCCAAATTCCGTGTACTATATAACGAAAGTTATTATACCGCCCCTTAATCGCTGTTTCAATCTATTCGGAATCGACCTCAATATATG gtataaagaaatatctcaCCGCACAAGTTTCAGTAATATTATACACTTAGGAGAAGATAATTCAAAATCGACTATTCGTCAGTTTTTCAATTCTATTACATGCATTATTTGCGGAGAACAAACCAATAAAGAAGTTTGTCCAGAATGCCTTTCGCAACCAAGCCGAACTATTCTTGTGCTTCTTCAGAAAATAAGGCAACTGGAAAGAAATCAACAGCAAATAGCTGCT GTTTGTCATTCCTGTATTGGACGATTAGGTGATATAGAATGCTCATCTTTGGATTGTCCTATCCTATACCGAATGGCTCAAGCTCGCAAAGAGCTTACACaagtttcttatataaataacattatttatggaaataattCTAATGGAATCAAAGGTTTAAATGCAGTTGCTGAATG TATG ATACTGACTGTGTTCCAAAATTCACTGCTTgtattgaaaatctataattcac TGCTTGCGGTTTGCGGTTCGCTATCAATTTCAAAAGATTCTTATTCATCTATCTTGATCGAACTTTTTCCGGTCTTCTGTCATTCAGGCATAATGTCCGCCAGGAACAGCTCCTCTCGCAAGGTCTGttgtttttgcaatttaacAGAGGACAATGAATTGGAGTATGGCAAAATTCATGAATATAATGGAATTGTTACACATTATTATTGCTTG cttCTGTCTTCAAACATGGAACAGAAAGGAAATGACGATGAGGGTATACTTGGATTTTTAACAGAAGATATACAAAAGGAACTTCGCAGAGGAAAAAGAttg atATGTTCTTATTGCAAAAAGATTGGTGCTACTTTAGGctgttgtaatataaaatgtaaacggATATTTCATTTTCCTTGTGGTTTGAAGGCTGGTTCATTACATCAATATTTTGGAGAATTTag ATCATATTGTATAAATCATAGACCAAAGCAACAAATTGATGAACATATTTTAAAGCAGATTAGCTCactagataatatattatgttatatttgttACGATAAGATAAATCCCACTGATTTTGTAAAAACTTTATGGGCTccatgttgtaaaaaaaatgcattcttTCATCGTAAATGTGTTCAG caaCTTGCTTTAAGTGCGGGATATTTCTTCAAGTGTCCTCTTTGTAACAATAAACAGGACTTCCGTAATGCTATGTTGGAATACGGTATTTTTATCCCGAGTCA GGATGCATCATGGGAATTAGAACCAAATGCATTTGAAGAGCTTTTGTACAGACACAATCAGTGTGATGCAGTAAAATGTCTTTGTCCAAAGGGAAGGAAACATGTAAGCAATAATGc TAAATGGGAACTGACATTATGTCGGACTTGTGGATCACAAGGTATTCACATGGCATGTGGGCAATTAAAATGGGCTAATCCTATATGGGAATGTACTGAATGTACTTCCATATTAA ataattctaaaaataatgaagatgCAGAATCGGATAATAGTTCTGATGa TTTGAGTAGAGATTCTGATTTAGACTCAAACAGTAGTACTGACATCTCTGTGGGAATGGAGTTTCCTGTGTCATGTGCATCACCCAGTTTTAGTTCTTGTTCATCTACGACATCTTTGTTGGATTTCGGAACGAATGTTAGAATGCGCCCGGGACCACGCTCTTTTAAGATGCAGCAGCAAATGATTAAATG gaTGGAATTAAATGGATTCGGATTAACACATGATGCTGTTAAGAAGGATGTCACTGCTGAAGTTAATCAAGATACTAATACATCATCAAAGAATgacgataaagaaaaatctttgagaaataatgaaaataataatcagaaaGAAAGACAAGTGTCTAGCAATGACATAACATCTCAACCGATTCAAAAGGAAACGGATGTTATAACAATTGAGAGCGATGACGATAATGAAGTAGaa attattacattaaaatcaaGACCAGATCATTTAGCTCCACTGCAATCGACATCTCGGTCAAATATACCTCATGTATCATCATTAAAGGAAATTATAAAGTCACAATTAAATGCAGTAAAGAATTCAACATCTACATGTTCAAATGCAACATCAactaatttattgaaaaaagataataatgagCTACATAAATCTATCgcatcaaaacaaaaaatttcaaacaaaagtGAATCTACCATTTCCGAACTATCTGATGCAgctatattgcaaaaatccaTGCcagatattttcatttcaaataatgatttgGATAACTTGGATACAGAGAATATAAGCAAAAGTcctattatgaatattaaaattactaatgTTACTTCTCTACCGCCCGAAGTGTTCGAAAGTGTACCTGACGTCGCGTTACATGAAAATTCTATCGATACCTCGTCTCCTTCGACGAGTAAATCGCTGGAAAAACTCGTCTCGTACATCGCTCCTCCAAAGCGCATATACGAAGAAg caaATAATGTTGTtagtaattgtaagaaaatcaAAGGAGATTTTGATGAAAAGTCTTGGGAGAAGAATTCACTACAATTAACTCATTTATTCGATATTGTTACAACTAATACAAGTAAGcagcaaaatgaaaaaatatctccaACTAAGATCAATgagattcataaaaataacttcTTAAAGTGTACAACtgaacttttaaacgaatctTCCAATTTATACAATGacattataaaacatacaagtcaaatcgaagaaaattattcaggAAATGTTGCATCATTTAATGTACAGAGTAACGAAAATTCTGTAAAAACGAGAAAGACATATTTGCCCAGTAGCAAACGTAAAAATCAACTTTACTTGCCACTGGAAAACCCCACATCAATGCCAGATCCAAATGTTACAATTAATCAAGATGTAGAAATCAATGGAAATATGCTCCATTCATTATCGAATATTCTGCCAAATGATTTCACTAAGATTATTCAACCGACAATTGTAAGCCGACCGGTGGAAGCGAAGTTTAATGCAACTGTGTCTGTTGTTGGAAACGACAATCAGACAAAAATGTTAGATGAGAAGAATACTGCCttaatgaaggaaaaaatatttactaatgtATCCAATCCTGgcgataatttttcaaacaacatattt TGTGACGGGGATGCAGGCACCTGTCCTGCTGAAATCAACTCAACCGGCCGAAAGAAGACAGATCCATCAAGTGAATCCTGTGAGAG tGCAGACAGCAGTAATGCCATTGAATCACACAATTCTGTCGCAAACAACAGCGTCTTCCCCCGAGTCACAAATAACTATAGCACCTGTCGTCAACCTAGATTGATACCACAGTATATGCATTTACACGATCTGAAGTTTCGAGTCTGCAAACCGGACAATGTTCag ATGGTTTTATATGATACTTTCTCTGTAAATATTCCGATAAAAAATTCCAAGGAGAGCAAGATTCGATCGGCAAACTTAGCTACACAACGGGAATCGAAAGAATTGTCCTATCATGCATCAGATGAAGCTTCGTCCAGTGCAGAGTACATCGACGATATCCAAACTGCAGAACAACGATTTAAGTTGTTTCACTCttcgaaaaatgaaaatttgattcaCGACAAAATCAAATGCATAGTACATGGTCAGGATGATACAAAAGAGAATTTAGATCCTGTTAGATCAAAAATGCTTTCGCGTAATGATACATTTGATAATAGTTTAGTGAATGACATCTGTGACACAATGACTGTTCATGATTCTTTTTGTGATGAAACAGATAATGAGATGTATCTTGTTTCaagtgatattaatttaagtacATTAAATCCAACAATTTGTAGTAAGAATATAAAGGATAGTGTAATGGATGGCGTAACGTTCGTTTCGAATGATCGCAAACAATCCTTGCAAGTCAATTGGGAAGATGTACAGCAGCATAAACAAATATCTATATACGATATGACGCCTGCGTCTACTGAAGAGAAAATTGCTCGATCATTTTGTAAAGAGACTAGCAGGATAGTTCATAATGTTGATTTTgactttaatattgttaaaatgaataaaaatactgagaaaatattacaagatgATATCACTGTTTCTACAAATCGACATAACAATAGAAGGGAtaacaatagaaaaattggGAACGATTATACAGATGATTCGCAGACGATGTTACGGAATAGTTACAAACACTTAGACAATACAAACGTTATAAAACCAAAAGTTGTAAATTGGAGTGCCACCcatgtttcaaatattatgtttaacgaGCATATTCTAAATAGGGAGATTGATACATCCGGTTCTCTAAAGTTTATTCGATGCTTggcatttaatgaaaatactgTTAATAGCGAAAACAATTTCAGACATAATAATAGCGAatcttttctcaaaattagtatagatttatgtaaaatacaaagtCTGATCGACTCTAAGCCGGAATTgtttgtaaatcaaaaatgCAAT GATAAGCAGCATAAATGCACGATTCAATTATGGCCAAGAAGACTGCAACAGGTAAGATATGCTATCGAGAACAgtgatattaatcaatatccgCTAAGAAATAGTTACAGATCAGGAAATTGCATAAGTAACATAGAGCAGATGCGAAATAATGTTCCCAATACATTCGTACCAAATCAGAAGCCAAAACgtgagattaaatatttcgatatcttaaatagataa